A window of the Oncorhynchus keta strain PuntledgeMale-10-30-2019 chromosome 21, Oket_V2, whole genome shotgun sequence genome harbors these coding sequences:
- the LOC118374137 gene encoding msx2-interacting protein-like isoform X2, with protein MMVRETRHLWVGNLPEHVREEKIVEHFKRYGRVESVKVLRKRGSEGGVAAFVDFVDIKSAQKAHNAVNKMGDRDLRTDYNEPGSVPSAVRGLDDNPPSSSHGRDVSGFSRGAVGPVFGPPVSLHTREGRYERIRDCSETRERAYDHSPYGHHERTGTFDRQRHYNADYYRDRTMFAAGVSPGPGSSSAMGGSFETPEPHFESRIRGDPFTLSSAARRDPYRDDRGRRVDRTYHHRRSRSSHSSQSRHPSPQRTTGQTPKAPHSPKRAPLSPERGPCSRSRSRSSSSDSVSSTSSTGSGSDSNSSSSEGSRARSVQSSATHAPPSQPCSMVMEGDEPRRSFGIRVQNLPVRSTDTSLKDGLFHEFKKHGKVTSVQIHGASEDRYGLVFFRQQEDQEKALNVSKGKLFFGMMIEVSVWNGPVFPSETESENEFRPLDGRIDEFHPKATRTLFIGNLEKTTSYQQLLDIFQRFGEIVDIDIKKVNGIPQYAFVQYSDIASVCKAIKKMDGEYLGSNRLKLGFGKSMPTTCVWLDGLASNITEQYLTRHFCRYGHVVKVVFDRLKGMALILYNNTDFAQAAVRETKGWKIGGNKIKVDFASQESQMAFYRSMQASGQDIRDFYEIPTERREERPRPPYHEFSAERAYFENVRTPGTIYPEDPHRDYPARSRERYSELEHYQGEHFDPRYHEDPREFRDYRDPFEQDIRKYTYIQRERERERERFEADRVRWSPSHPRRPITPSASPSPSERAPRDPERQVYSQSSERSGSCSSLSPPRFDKADKAPPLEHGASSKSERLEKDAHLVEPERGAGAEKSKRGRRKEKGDKEKGEKNKSRKGKVQSPGIPPSEVKLDPSLDGGSGRGKVSDQDSLERQIYKGDNDPPPSDPTATTSRHEPVKSERLESGKGEIAVKDVKTRSKKHQKSDTGNDGKDPSLDSDRLAARKRRFGDASGRTIRQKRRRLEDGSQPPDFGASTAFSKETDGDNKAQQKDSQRRDSRSKTERLVFPGSQDPVMRGQEVLPEGSMDPIDSKRHSMSRRFSHDGNMDQDNARDQDPPSPFKYGAQDNDKGVKEEPLDIDLSQSYRKQMEQRRLHQQLQEPDKKEKPGSPQDLEREDLEHRSLVHEVGKPPQDVTDNFPSHKLKKLEQFDADISAKRGDRVYRSFRQKSEDPEWNNTASPGLQHFSRRAEDPEWNNTASPGLQHFSHHGEEDFAVSSHLREVKTEDKSHPDLELAVKRTHTMQMSKSNTPLQISEEEREKRWESRVKQDFLPDLNFSSGIAKNPHHRKRLEYGIVHDLEPGEVRSDSEEDRENKPHSPMPSTSVPLSDRQRVDRFSDPKLATLERMKFYSFALDQTITPDTKALLERAKSLSSSREDNWSFLDYDSHFAGLRSRKDTEKVESAPRPTPSWYMKKKKIRSSGSEDKLDDRKEEPKPKPEEHERRELFASRFLHSSIFEQDSRRLQHLERKHEDPEQSHGQQTGQQGPADWQPDTEPVVLFHSRFLEFTRLQQQKDQPLPDVKRADSIDDNRVEKSPEAEQQPLQLPKTSELVMDPEIKPISPAEDMISQPPLMPKEMSRPKQMSPPLPPKQMSPPKHTSPLLPPKEMSPPVETRVMFTPSLEPAALEPLTKEENIKNEQLPPLPQMSPRSMSPPASVNLVAPEPIRLVRKVKRFPSEEKSKDIAQDIKTLTPEQSSNSDCHIHKTLLSRSELELAPPELPPELKSSTPPNLVDEMSKEDTNTEDTDTHTEVEKKRDLNQIQVLVDNETRDESISPQKSKNKKNKSPTQVPLTPLVSANSSEKPLTRKSERTKRASSPRAESLKGSLDSKSTGKSPIHGADPEHGTEQSVYVGRARRRNVKSVYATPVEEDATKGAGKDVTESPRSARKRGGDKDKEAAPQQPLEQDSLAPITSRRGRPPKNRQKGEDMLTAKGDRSKMETKDTDSNESESSERISKVSKGRHSPHGHKVLASQLPMPTVTGSSRKGGKTEPPEDVAQPIDFTEEDNLAMPDSTVSCKEDSVVPVVTKKEENVKQQLGTEKSRDQDGQKIDPIDEKASGTKLGEKETEPPVMEEQPVLEKSGRGKAPRLTRIPKSPVLKNLKIRLNVTEVKDLLQMGDEEPGNQDDSSKKTKPGEPTNDPLLLESSPGQDVSSSNEDKDGVTSENKPPIDPKTLLQQEQELEQAVENIAKLTDPTLPAEPPTPPAQPPAELKIETEEDKPANPASEYELAAAIDSIMGEDIAVPLPQEPVNSAVVDSDLEIPTFIQPTKGAEPVTNISPVQGESFFPTTPRKGAKGRAKTPKRSKSQKSNKKDAVKESSLELENTSVITSDSTPSNEQPVPESIPSSTVAGVITATSWKPETAHLAPKTTDMPKESKLPPAPAEQPPPKHLKPVCPTTKSPTLTKPHTQPPPPECISPSLSPPPTRPNIRTTQPSRIAVSPPDWLNQSKDAIVPSSPRASAAPIENPGLPLDSEHMETDHNISDLRRILMKHKNVSLPVPCSSTAPSNLGTSSLRDPPHPSDGNTPMVVVPSKPPLNDNRLPSHPAQPVVRPPASLPSPESKSVISVIASTATSVISRVCNPPDMEKVNISVDRNPCVDMPLPKQAYRPPSMEDRDSGLYHGPSVGEEGGSAGRYLVESSGLGTGSIPGLRVNTSEGVVVLSHSGQIKEGPQRISAKISQIPPATAVDMESQQLVSMPQIKQEMYTHSQSNTPKCPQIQTDHGHPKTQQPVSAIKQENTSMEKLESPYPSGPQGVVKRLQQTVSSPQVMGYHHPEFTMLLKHPKKVDGADAMTADGGKPSWNSAISPAMSPHLPSPAGNHVGFVSGSATDRTPSHLSGVKQEPRSPRKSGHPHSPFTKVSSPIGGSSPKGLPGMLPSGLPAMQQYVTSVHHPEQSVIMQPHSAHSGIGRMSPHRVSQAIPMGHLVQGEVRVNTPPLSVMSFGMHGDPLASPWSGPLQQRPTSPQAVGRDIVLKVNPGNVRGHEGEQEDARRFHQATGRPSATQLKPETMQVDPRGALRSGLQLDPYMSPRDMRVLMHHPQGERSASEPHQGHIQETVPPSSTSTNITSSLSPRAHLLTKGVSENDGTKPQEVKSPHSPLKDGMMGIRPSLAAMASPQRVQLLPSGTGASFSEYPGMYSNTRAVHSQIPETSFGVNQAPINITSALGTDPSQSQADGKVKQVGHQPVNMVQLLTKYPIVWQGLLALKNDQAAVQLHFVCGNKALALRSLPLPEGGALLRIVQRMRLEASQLDGVARRMTGESEFCLLLALPCGRDQDDVLNQTQALRTAFINYLQAKLAAGIINVPNPGSNQPAYVLQIFPPCEFSESHLSRLAPDLLNRISNISPHLMIVITSV; from the exons ATGATGGTTCGGGAAACCAGGCACCTTTGGGTGGGAAATTTACCCGAACATGTTCGAGAGGAGAAAATTGTCGAACATTTTAAACG CTATGGACGTGTCGAGAGCGTCAAGGTCCTGCGGAAGCGAGGGTCGGAGGGCGGCGTTGCAGCCTTTGTGGATTTTGTGGATATCAAAAGTGCACAGAAGGCTCACAATGCTGTCAACAAGATGGGGGATAGAGACCTGCGCACTGACTACAACGAACCTGGGTCTGTCCCTAGTGCTGTTCGGGGCCTTGATGACAACCCCCCTTCGAGCAGTCATGGGCGGGATGTTTCAGGATTCTCTAGGGGGGCAGTGGGTCCAGTGTTTGGCCCCCCAGTGTCCCTCCACACCAGAGAGGGGCGGTATGAACGGATAAGAGACTG CTCAGAGACCCGGGAGCGTGCATATGATCACAGCCCCTATGGACACCATGAGCGCACTGGCACTTTTGATAGACAGCGCCACTACAACGCAGACTATTACCGTGATCGCACCATGTTTGCAGCTGGAGTTAGCCCTGGGCCAGGAAGTAGCAGTGCAATGGGTGGGAGCTTTGAAACCCCAGAGCCTCATTTTGAGTCCAGGATCCGAGGAGATCCCTTCACCTTGTCTAGTGCTGCACGCCGCGACCCCTATCGAGATGACAGGGGACGTCGTGTTGACAGGACTTACCATCACCGCCGCAGTCGATCATCTCATTCCTCACAGTCTCGACACCCCTCCCCGCAAAGGACCACGGGACAAACACCCAAAGCCCCCCATTCCCCCAAAAGAGCCCCCCTCTCCCCAGAAAGAGGTCCGTGCTCTAGGTCCCGCAGTAGGTCCTCTAGCTCTGATTCTGTCAGCAGCACCAGCAGTACTGGCAGTGGCAG CGATTCAAACAGCAGTTCAAGTGAAGGGTCTCGTGCACGTTCTGTTCAGTCCTCTGCTACACATGCACCTCCCTCTCAGCCCTGTTCCATGGTGATGGAAGGTGATGAGCCACGCAGAAGCTTTGGCATCAGGGTGCAGAACCTACCAGTGCGTTCCACAG ACACAAGTTTGAAAGATGGACTGTTCCATGAGTTCAAGAAACATGGGAAAGTGACATCTGTGCAGATCCACGGGGCCTCAGAGGACCGATATGGTCTGGTGTTCTTCAGGCAGCAGGAAGACCAAGAGAAAGCCCTCAACGTCTCAAAAGGAAAGCTTTTTTTCGGCATGATGATCGAGGTTTCTGTCTGGAACGGCCCTG TCTTTCCCTCAGAAACTGAGAGCGAGAATGAGTTCAGGCCATTAGATGGACGGATTGATGAATTCCACCCCAAGGCCACAAGGACCCTGTTTATCGGCAACTTGGAGAAGACCACCAGTTACCAACAGCTCCTTGATATCTTCCAGCGCTTTGGAGAGATTGTG GATATTGACATTAAAAAAGTCAATGGTATTCCTCAATATGCCTTTGTGCAGTATTCTGATATTGCCAGTGTCTGCAAAGCTATAAAGAAGATGGATGGAGAGTATTTAGGGAGCAACCGGCTCAAG CTGGGTTTTGGAAAGAGTATGCCCACAACATGTGTTTGGCTGGACGGTTTGGCTTCCAACATCACAGAGCAATATCTCACACGCCACTTCTGCCGCTATGGACATGTAGTCAAG GTGGTGTTTGACAGGTTGAAGGGGATGGCTCTCATCTTGTATAACAACACAGATTTTGCACAGGCAGCTGTCAGGGAGACCAAAGGCTGGAAGATTGGAGGCAACAAAATAAAA GTGGATTTTGCCAGCCAAGAGAGTCAGATGGCTTTTTATCGCTCTATGCAGGCCTCGGGGCAAGACATTAGAGACTTCTATGAAATTCCAACTGAAAGAAG GGAGGAACGACCAAGACCTCCATACCATGAGTTCTCAGCAGAAAGAGCTTACTTTGAGAATGTACGCACCCCTGGCACCATTTACCCCGAAGACCCTCACAGAGACTACCCCGCCCGCAGCCGTGAGCGGTATTCGGAGTTGGAGCATTACCAGGGAGAACACTTTGACCCACGCTATCATGAGGACCCTCGGGAGTTCAGGGATTATCGAGATCCTTTTGAGCAGGACATTCGGAAATACACATACATCCAGAGGGAGCGAGAAAGGGAGCGGGAGCGCTTTGAGGCAGACCGAGTTAGGTGGAGCCCGTCTCATCCACGGCGCCCGATCACCCCTTCTGCCTCCCCTTCACCATCTGAGCGTGCTCCCAGAGACCCAGAGCGACAGGTCTACAGCCAGTCCTCTGAGCGAAGTGGTAGTTGCAGCTCACTCTCACCACCACGCTTTGACAAGGCTGACAAGGCTCCTCCATTGGAACATGGAGCCAGCTCTAAGAGTGAGAGGTTGGAAAAAGACGCCCACTTGGTTGAACCTGAGCGTGGAGCTGGGGCTGAGAAAAGCAAGCGGGGAAGACGAAAGGAGAAAGGTGACAAAGAAAAAGGGGAGAAGAATAAATCAAGGAAAGGAAAGGTGCAATCTCCCGGCATCCCACCATCTGAGGTCAAGCTAGATCCCAGCCTGGATGGAGGCTCTGGAAGGGGAAAGGTGTCGGACCAAGACAGCcttgagagacagatatataaagGTGACAATGACCCTCCTCCTTCAGATCCGACAGCGACAACCTCTCGCCATGAGCCTGTGAAAAGTGAGAGACTTGAGTCAGGGAAAGGTGAGATCGCAGTCAAGGATGTTAAAACACGATCCAAGAAACACCAAAAGTCTGACACTGGAAATGATGGGAAAGATCCATCACTGGATTCTGATCGGCTGGCTGCGAGAAAGAGGCGCTTTGGAGATGCCAGTGGGAGGACCATTCGGCAGAAGAGGAGAAGGCTGGAGGATGGGAGTCAACCCCCAGACTTTGGAGCAAGCACTGCCTTTTCAAAAGAGACGGATGGTGACAATAAGGCTCAACAAAAAGACTCCCAGCGGAGGGATTCAAGATCCAAAACGGAGAGGCTGGTGTTTCCTGGTAGTCAGGATCCTGTAATGAGAGGACAGGAAGTGCTGCCCGAGGGGAGCATGGACCCTATAGACTCAAAACGCCACAGCAtgtctagaaggttctcccacgATGGGAACATGGATCAGGATAATGCAAGAGATCAAGATCCACCAAGCCCTTTCAAATATGGTGCACAGGACAATGACAAGGGTGTCAAGGAAGAGCCTCTGGATATTGACCTCTCCCAGAGTTACCGCAAACAGATGGAGCAGAGGAGACTTCACCAACAGCTCCAAGAGCCAGACAAAAAAGAAAAACCAGGAAGTCCACAAGACTTAGAAAGGGAGGATCTTGAACACCGCAGTCTGGTACATGAAGTGGGCAAGCCACCTCAAGACGTCACAGATAATTTCCCATCTCATAAACTCAAGAAACTAGAGCAATTTGATGCAGATATTAGTGCCAAGAGGGGGGACCGTGTCTACAGGAGCTTCAGGCAAAAGAGTGAAGATCCTGAGTGGAACAACACTGCATCTCCAGGCTTGCAACACTTCTCTCGTCGTGCTGAAGATCCTGAGTGGAACAACACTGCATCTCCAGGCTTGCAACACTTTTCTCATCATGGTGAAGAGGACTTTGCGGTATCTTCACACCTCAGGGAGGTTAAAACAGAGGATAAAAGCCATCCAGACCTGGAGCTGGCAGTCAAAAGGACACATACAATGCAAATGTCCAAGTCAAACACTCCTTTACAAATTAGTGAGGAAGAGCGGGAAAAACGTTGGGAAAGCAGAGTCAAGCAAGATTTTTTACCCGACTTAAACTTCTCAAGTGGCATTGCAAAAAATCCACACCATCGCAAGCGTTTGGAGTACGGAATTGTGCATGATTTGGAGCCTGGGGAAGTACGATCCGATTctgaggaggatagagagaacaAACCACACTCTCCTATGCCCTCTACTTCGGTACCTTTGTCTGACAGGCAGAGAGTGGACAGATTTTCAGACCCTAAGCTTGCCACCTTGGAAAGGATGAAGTTCTACTCCTTTGCACTTGACCAAACCATCACACCAGATACCAAGGCCCTGCTAGAGCGAGCAaagtctctgtcctcctctaggGAGGACAACTGGTCTTTCTTGGACTATGATTCACACTTTGCTGGTTTACGCAGTAGGAAAGATACTGAAAAGGTTGAGTCAGCACCTCGACCTACACCCTCTTGGTacatgaagaagaagaaaatTCGCAGTAGTGGGTCTGAAGACAAACTAGATGACCGGAAGGAAGAGCCCAAGCCCAAGCCAGAGGAACATGAACGCAGGGAACTGTTTGCCTCACGTTTCCTTCACAGCTCGATATTTGAGCAGGACTCAAGACGTCTTCAGCACCTTGAGCGAAAGCATGAGGACCCTGAGCAGAGTCATGGTCAGCAAACTGGTCAGCAAGGCCCGGCAGACTGGCAGCCTGACACAGAACCAGTTGTCCTCTTCCATAGCCGCTTTTTGGAGTTCACACGGCTTCAACAGCAGAAAGACCAACCGCTACCGGATGTGAAAAGGGCAGATTCAATAGATGACAATAGGGTGGAGAAGTCACCTGAGGCAGAACAGCAACCTCTGCAGTTACCGAAAACCTCAGAACTTGTCATGGATCCAGAGATTAAACCTATTAGCCCAGCTGAGGACATGATTTCCCAGCCCCCACTTATGCCCAAGGAGATGTCTCGACCCAAGCAGATGTCTCCACCCCTTCCACCCAAGCAGATGTCTCCACCCAAGCATACATCTCCACTCCTTCCACCCAAAGAGATGTCTCCACCAGTGGAAACACGTGTCATGTTTACTCCATCCCTAGAGCCAGCTGCTCTAGAACCTTTGACTAAAGAAGAAAACATAAAAAATGAACAGCTCCCTCCCCTCCCGCAAATGTCTCCCCGTTCGATGTCTCCCCCTGCTTCTGTTAATTTAGTAGCCCCCGAGCCCATTCGTTTGGTGAGAAAAGTTAAAAGATTCCCTAGTGAAGAGAAATCTAAAGATATAGCTCAGGATATTAAAACATTGACCCCTGAGCAGTCTTCCAACAGTGATTGCCATATTCATAAAACGTTATTGAGTCGTTCTGAGCTTGAGCTGGCACCTCCTGAATTACCACCTGAATTGAAAAGTTCCACACCACCTAACCTTGTTGATGAGATGTCAAAAGAGGATACCAACACTGAAGATACAGACACTCATACAGAGGTGGAAAAGAAACGTGATCTTAATCAGATACAGGTGCTTGTTGATAATGAAACCAGAGATGAGTCAATTTCACCACAGAAGTCCAAGAACAAAAAGAATAAGTCTCCTACTCAAGTCCCACTGACTCCTTTGGTTTCAGCAAATAGTTCAGAGAAACCGCTTACACGCAAGAGTGAACGCACAAAGCGTGCATCATCCCCTAGAGCGGAGTCTTTGAAGGGAAGCTTGGATTCCAAATCCACAGGCAAGTctcccatacatggtgcagaccccGAGCATGGCACTGAGCAAAGTGTATATGTTGGAAGAGCAAGACGTAGAAATGTGAAATCTGTATATGCCACCCCAGTTGAGGAAGATGCCACTAAGGGGGCTGGAAAGGATGTAACTGAGTCACCACGTTCTGCACGAAAGCGAGGTGGAGACAAAGACAAAGAAGCAGCCCCTCAGCAACCATTAGAACAGGATTCACTTGCACCTATCACCTCAAGGCGGGGACGTCCTCCTAAGAATCGCCAAAAAGGAGAGGACATGTTAACAGCTAAAGGGGATAGATCAAAAATGGAGACCAAGGATACGGACTCCAATGAATCAGAGAGTAGTGAAAGAATCTCAAAAGTGTCAAAAGGCAGACATTCTCCTCATGGTCATAAAGTGTTGGCAAGTCAGTTACCCATGCCCACAGTGACTGGATCCAGTAGGAAGGGGGGAAAAACTGAGCCCCCTGAAGATGTTGCTCAACCGATAGATTTTACAGAGGAGGACAATTTGGCCATGCCAGATTCCACTGTCTCATGTAAAGAAGATTCTGTGGTGCCAGTTGTGACAAAAAAAGAGGAGAATGTCAAGCAACAACTAGGAACAGAGAAATCAAGAGATCAAGACGGGCAGAAAATTGACCCTATTGACGAGAAAGCCAGTGGAACTAAATTAGGTGAGAAAGAGACTGAACCTCCAGTCATGGAAGAACAGCCTGTTTTGGAGAAGAGTGGGAGAGGAAAAGCCCCACGCTTGACACGGATTCCAAAATCTCCTGTCCTCAAGAACCTCAAGATCAGACTAAATGTCACTGAGGTGAAAGATTTACTTCAAATGGGGGATGAAGAACCCGGAAATCAGGATGATTCTTCTAAAAAGACTAAACCAGGCGAACCTACTAATGACCCATTATTATTAGAGTCTAGTCCAGGACAAGATGTGAGTTCTAGCAACGAGGATAAAGATGGGGTGACATCAGAGAATAAGCCTCCAATAGATCCTAAAACTTTGCTACAACAGGAACAGGAGCTGGAGCAAGCTGTGGAGAACATTGCTAAACTGACAGACCCAACCCTCCCAGCTGAGCCACCCACTCCACCTGCCCAACCACCTGCAGAATTAAAAATTGAGACTGAGGAAGACAAACCAGCCAATCCTGCTAGTGAGTATGAACTTGCTGCTGCAATTGATTCCATTATGGGTGAGGATATAGCCGTCCCTCTGCCCCAAGAGCCGGTAAATAGTGCAGTTGTGGATTCAGATCTAGAGATTCCAACCTTCATCCAGCCGACCAAGGGAGCTGAACCTGTGACTAACATATCTCCTGTTCAGGGGGAGTCCTTTTTCCCAACCACACCCAGGAAAGGTGCTAAGGGCAGAGCTAAAACGCCGAAGCGGTCTAAGAGCCAAAAGTCTAACAAAAAGGATGCTGTAAAAGAAAGTTCATTAGAACTGGAGAACACCTCTGTTATCACATCAGACAGCACACCCTCCAACGAACAGCCTGTTCCAGAAAGTATTCCCTCATCTACAGTTGCTGGTGTCATTACAGCCACCTCTTGGAAGCCTGAAACGGCGCATTTGGCTCCCAAGACTACAGACATGCCTAAAGAATCAAAGTTGCCTCCAGCCCCTGCAGAGCAACCTCCACCTAAACATCTGAAACCTGTCTGCCCCACAACCAAAAGTCCCACTCTCACCAAGCCTCatacacaaccaccaccaccggAGTGCATCTCACCCTCACTTTCTCCACCCCCAACCCGGCCAAACATCAGAACCACACAGCCAAGCAGGATCGCAGTTTCCCCACCAGATTGGCTCAACCAGTCCAAGGATGCAATTGTCCCTTCCTCTCCTAGAGCATCAGCAGCTCCCATAGAGAACCCAGGACTTCCCCTTGACTCTGAGCACATGGAGACTGATCACAACATCAGTGACTTGCGTAGGATTCTCATGAAGCACAAAAATGTTTCACTCCCAGTCCCATGCAGTAGTACTGCTCCTTCCAATCTGGGCACCTCGTCCCTTAGGGATCCTCCACATCCTTCTGATGGTAATACGCCAATGGTTGTTGTACCTAGTAAGCCCCCTCTAAATGACAACAGGCTGCCATCTCATCCAGCTCAGCCTGTAGTCCGGCCCCCAGCCTCACTACCATCCCCTGAGTCGAAGTCTGTGATTTCTGTTATCGCCTCCACTGCCACTTCTGTTATCAGTCGTGTTTGCAATCCACCCGACATGGAGAAAGTTAATATATCGGTTGACAGAAATCCCTGTGTGGACATGCCACTTCCCAAGCAGGCATACAGGCCGCCCAGCATGGAGGACAGGGACAGTGGTTTGTACCATGGACCTTCAGttggtgaggagggtggaagtGCTGGGAGGTACTTGGTTGAGAGCTCCGGTCTGGGTACGGGCTCTATCCCAGGTCTAAGGGTGAATACCTCAGAGGGAGTGGTGGTGCTGAGTCACTCAGGGCAGATCAAGGAGGGACCACAGAGGATCAGTGCCAAAATCAGCCAGATCCCACCAGCTACTGCAGTTGACATGGAATCTCAGCAGCTTGTGTCCATGCCCCAAATAAAACAGGAGATGTATACCCACTCCCAGTCAAACACTCCAAAGTGTCCTCAAATACAGACAGACCATGGGCATCCTAAGACGCAACAACCTGTGTCTGCTATTAAACAAGAAAACACTAGTATGGAAAAGTTAGAATCTCCCTACCCATCAGGGCCTCAAGGAGTTGTGAAGAGGCTCCAGCAGACGGTTAGTAGTCCACAAGTGATGGGTTACCATCATCCAGAGTTCACAATGTTATTGAAGCATCCAAAAAAAGTGGATGGGGCTGATGCGATGACTGCTGATGGGGGTAAACCATCTTGGAACTCTGCCATAAGTCCTGCAATGAGCCCCCACTTGCCCTCTCCGGCTGGCAACCACGTAGGCTTTGTTTCCGGCTCGGCCACTGACAGAACTCCATCACATCTCAGTGGGGTCAAACAGGAGCCCCGTTCTCCTCGCAAGTCAGGCCACCCACACTCTCCGTTCACTAAAGTGTCCTCTCCCATTGGCGGTTCCTCTCCGAAAGGCCTCCCTGGGATGCTGCCCTCTGGCCTTCCCGCCATGCAGCAGTATGTCACCAGTGTCCACCACCCTGAGCAGTCTGTTATCATGCAACCTCACAGTGCTCACAGTGGCATTGGCAGGATGTCACCCCATCGTGTCTCCCAAGCAATCCCCATGGGGCACCTTGTCCAAGGAGAGGTCAGGGTGAACACACCACCCCTCTCTGTGATGAGTTTCGGGATGCATGGAGACCCTCTTGCCTCTCCCTGGTCTGGTCCTCTCCAGCAACGTCCCACCTCGCCCCAGGCGGTAGGCAGAGACATAGTCCTCAAGGTTAACCCTGGGAATGTAAGGGGCCACGAGGGAGAGCAAGAGGATGCCAGACGCTTCCATCAGGCCACagggagaccatctgccacccaGCTGAAACCAGAGACTATGCAGGTGGATCCCCGCGGAGCTCTACGTAGCGGGCTACAGCTGGACCCGTACATGTCACCCAGGGACATGCGTGTACTCATGCACCACCCGCAGGGAGAGCGCTCTGCCTCAGAACCGCACCAGGGACACATCCAAGAGACTGTCCCACCCTCTTCGACATCTACCAATATCACCTCGTCCCTGTCCCCCAGGGCACATCTGCTGACTAAAGGTGTTTCTGAGAATGATGGCACAAAGCCACAGGAGGTCAAGAGCCCACACTCTCCTCTGAAGGATGGGATGATGGGGATTCGGCCATCTTTGGCCGCCATGGCGTCCCCACAAAGGGTGCAGTTGCTGCCATCGGGGACCGGAGCTTCCTTCTCAGAGTATCCAGGAATGTACAGCAACACCCGGGCCGTCCATTCCCAGATCCCAGAGACTTCTTTTGGGGTCAACCAGGCACCTATCAACATCACTTCTGCCTTA GGTACAGACCCCAGTCAGTCACAAGCTGATGGCAAGGTGAAACAAGTTGGACACCAACCTGTCAACATGGTGCAGCTGCTCACG AAGTACCCGATAGTGTGGCAAGGGCTGCTAGCACTGAAGAATGACCAAGCTGCTGTCCAGTTGCATTTTGTCTGTGGTAACAAAGCATTGGCTCTACGATCGCTGCCCTTACCAGAGGGAGGAGCGCTGCTTCGGATCGTCCAGAGAATGAGACTTGAGGCATCACAACTGGATGGTGTGGCTAGAAGAATGACT GGGGAGAGTGAGTTCTGTCTCCTGCTAGCTCTGCCTTGTGGACGGGACCAGGACGATGTCCTGAATCAGACCCAGGCCCTAAGGACCGCTTTCATAAACTACTTGCAGGCCAAGCTGGCTGCAGGCATCATCAATGTCCCCAACCCAGGCTCCAATCAG CCTGCCTATGTGTTGCAGATATTCCCACCATGCGAGTTTTCAGAGAGCCACTTATCCCGGCTAGCCCCTGACCTCCTCAACCGGATCTCCAATATCTCCCCTCACCTCATGATTGTCATCACCTCTGTGTAA